Proteins co-encoded in one Eriocheir sinensis breed Jianghai 21 chromosome 5, ASM2467909v1, whole genome shotgun sequence genomic window:
- the LOC126985908 gene encoding uncharacterized protein LOC126985908, which produces MGSVGRRPAQRGVRAWAGVWAWVWLLAWAGWWAGRAEGCGMGELRCHDGSCVTADQYCDGEADCAGGEDEPAHCTQCNRLYYGTVGKTYELQVLWPLKTRRGPVCNLTLVAAGGQHGDLIQIAFNKFTLGKFISHTDRGCPHGHMQIIENQRIYRPGYWCGDGLGLAIYYSETPSVSVIITRLPTDDDLTALDDFPSFYVKMSYKFLRREDAVVRYGRQSAPKYLGLRDKTTVCNAFFSNCDQQPCYVQSPNFPGMYPRNTTCYYHLRQTKAPPDTRPVIVLSQVDGHKVHIKSQPQPHDTAERHLKLYGDCYYVGDYVRVYDGNSTTSPVLVTFCRGDAVPEIVSSGPDVLIEFTTSAFDKPLHEMPWTHLAGFELKAETRFIPQEAIGDDCRVVIRSSDNSSGWVEGASHSVPPNTTCVWQFLGSHGQVVWITFVHYIRITQLPKLQGKMCATQLTIADGEWPEGTPITRHCRDSELRTCHRARRLWEDASVRPCGRNESYVSSGNSLSVLQLFEDGSIITKVSFLLRYEFVDRLQAGEWVGDPCQRVIRSDGAERGTFTFSAPRNVFLYGRGGRAAVSCSWRLLGAPDQVVRLTITALQTGSSSCRREVNRQTKALRCLPGSPSHMSLAVSEWPWADVELPLACVCTQDGIPLTRESHGPDLTLNMTIHGMLTHEDYSHYSFNASYEFLKAPGCIGATRVLTGAAGEVVASSSSSDTKAKCEGFPWLLKTPPKHALFLTLPRASLDNGTCASDTRLFFHVPGQADPVLGVCPAADPAAAITFFWPPTPPSSRATSQSGAVEDPEEEASGTAEEEDDDTSNIYKLDLREPSGHESSLVVAWQPRSDSMIRLRWLTTWTPRSLPEQGRFLRQPGNEAAEEWKEETNQAPCRELCPEIQACIPAELWCDGRQHCPRGSDETVANCLMERVPWLYLIIAGLTLLTLLSITVSAVSRHRRHQAKKRQLDARRASTQESFLSPKEKSLSAYALDYTDMDFETTV; this is translated from the exons agTGTAACCGCCTCTACTACGGTACGGTGGGCAAGACGTACGAGCTGCAGGTGTTGTGGCCGCTCAAGACCCGCCGCGGCCCCGTGTGTAACCTGACGCTGGTGGCTGCCGGGGGACAACACGGAGACCTCATCCAGATCGCGTTCAACAAGTTCACGCTGGGCAAGTTCATCTCCCACACGGACCGCGGATGTCCCCACGGCCACATGCAGATCATTGAGAACCAGCGGATTTACAG GCCGGGATACTGGTGCGGGGATGGCCTCGGCCTGGCTATATACTACTCCGAAACGCCCTCCGTGTCGGTCATCATCACGCGGCTGCCCACAGACGACGACCTCACCGCCCTCGACGACTTCCCGAGTTTCTACGTCAAGATGTCGTACAAGTTCCTGCGGCGGGAGGACGCAGTGGTGCGCTACGGGCGGCAAAGCGCGCCAAAGTACCTGGGCCTGCGGGACAAGACCACTGTGTGCAACGCTTTCTTTTCCAACTGCGACCAGCAGCCGTGCTACGTGCAGTCCCCGAACTTCCCCGGCATGTACCCGCGGAACACCACCTGCTACTACCACCTCCGGCAGACCAAGGCGCCGCCCGACACCAGGCCCGTCATCGTCCTGAGCCAGGTGGACGGCCACAAGGTGCACATCAAGAGTCAGCCGCAGCCCCACGACACGGCCGAGCGGCACCTCAAGCTGTACGGGGACTGCTACTACGTGGGTGACTACGTGCGTGTGTACGACGGCAACTCCACTACCTCGCCCGTGTTGGTCACCTTCTGCCGCGGCGACGCAGTGCCGGAGATCGTGTCCTCGGGGCCGGACGTGCTCATAGAGTTTACTACGTCGGCCTTCGACAAGCCGCTGCACGAGATGCCGTGGACACACCTGGCGGGGTTCGAACTGAAGGCGGAGACGCGGTTCATCCCACAGGAGGCCATCGGCGACGACTGCCGCGTGGTGATCCGCAGCAGCGACAACAGCAGCGGCTGGGTGGAGGGCGCCAGTCACAGCGTGCCGCCTAACACCACCTGCGTGTGGCAGTTCCTGGGCTCCCACGGCCAGGTGGTGTGGATCACCTTCGTCCACTACATCAGGATCACGCAGCTGCCCAAGCTGCAGGGCAAGATGTGCGCCACGCAGCTCACCATCGCCGACGGGGAGTGGCCAGAGGGAACGCCCATCACACGCCACTGCCGGGACTCCGAGCTGCGCACCTGCCACCGCGCACGCCGCCTCTGGGAGGACGCCTCCGTGCGGCCCTGCGGTAGGAACGAGTCTTACGTGTCCTCCGGCAACAGTCTCAGCGTGTTGCAGCTGTTCGAGGACGGGAGCATCATCACCAAAGTCTCTTTTCTCCTCAG GTACGAGTTCGTGGACCGGCTGCAGGCCGGGGAATGGGTGGGCGACCCGTGCCAGCGCGTCATCCGCAGCGACGGAGCGGAGCGCGGCACATTCACCTTCTCGGCTCCGCGGAACGTGTTCCTGtacgggcggggcgggcgggctgCGGTGTCGTGCTCGTGGCGCCTCCTGGGGGCACCGGACCAGGTGGTGCGCCTCACCATCACCGCCCTGCAGACGGGGTCGTCGAGCTGCCGCAGGGAGGTGAACCGCCAGACCAAGGCGCTGCGCTGCCTGCCCGGCTCGCCAAGCCACATGTCCCTAGCGGTGTCCGAGTGGCCGTGGGCGGACGTGGAGCTGCCGCTGGCGTGCGTCTGCACCCAGGACGGCATTCCCCTGACGAGGGAGTCCCACGGGCCAGACCTCACCCTCAACATGACCATCCACGGCATGCTCACCCACGAGGACTACTCACACTATTCCTTCAACGCCTCCTACGAGTTCCTAAAGGCGCCGGGCTGCATCGGGGCGACGCGAGTACTGACGGGCGCCGCGGGAGAGGtggtggcctcctcctcctcctcggacacCAAAGCCAAGTGCGAGGGCTTCCCGTGGCTCCTCAAGACGCCGCCCAAACACGCCCTCTTCCTCACGCTGCCCCGCGCCAGCCTTGACAACGGCACCTGCGCCTCCGACACCCGGCTATTTTTTCACGTGCCGGGCCAGGCCGACCCCGTGCTGGGCGTGTGCCCCGCCGCAGaccccgccgccgccatcaccttCTTCTGGCCGCCAACGCCCCCCAGCTCGCGCGCCACGAGCCAGAGCGGGGCCGTCGAGGATCCAGAGGAGGAGGCTTCAGggacagcagaggaggaggatgacgacacGTCCAACATCTACAAGCTGGACCTGCGGGAGCCCAGCGGCCACGAGTCGTCGCTGGTGGTGGCGTGGCAACCCCGGAGCGACTCAATGATCCGCCTCCGCTGGCTCACTACGTGGACGCCCCGCAGCCTCCCAGAGCAGGGACGCTTCCTGAGACAGCCCGGCAACGAGGCAGccgaggaatggaaagaggagacgaaCCAGGCCCCGTGCAGGGAGCTGTGCCCGGAGATCCAGGCGTGCATCCCCGCCGAGCTGTGGTGCGACGGCCGCCAGCACTGTCCACGAG gTAGCGACGAAACTGTGGCCAACTGCCTGATGGAGCGTGTGCCGTGGCTGTACCTGATCATCGCCGGCCTGACGCTGCTCACGCTGCTCTCCATCACCGTCTCCGCCGTCAGCCGCCACCGCCGACACCAAGCCAAGAAGCGGCAGCTGGACGCTAGGCGGGCGTCCACTCAGGAGTCGTTCCTCTCGCCGAAGGAGAAAAGCTTAAGTGCCTATGCTCTCGACTACACCGACATGGACTTTGAAACGACCGTCTGA